In Mytilus trossulus isolate FHL-02 chromosome 10, PNRI_Mtr1.1.1.hap1, whole genome shotgun sequence, the DNA window CAGCAAGATAGTCTTAAGATCGACGACTCTACTGTTGAAGATGTTCAACAATTCACCTATCTGGGAAGTATTGTCAGTACAACAGGAGGCACAGACGAAGACATATCGGCAAGAAAAAAGAAAGCACAACAGGTATTTTCCATGCTTAAACCTGTTTGGAGGAGTAATGCTTTAAGAACTAGCACTAAGTTAAGGATATTTACCACCAATGTCAAATCTGTACTCTTATACGGATCAGAAACCTGGAGAGAAACAGCTGAATCCATCAAATCTATCCAGACTTTTGTCAATAAATGTTTGAGAAACATCCTCAACATCAGATGGCCAAACAAAATTTCCAACAATGTGCTATGGAGAAGAACCAAACAACAGCCAACAACCCAGACCATAAGAGCAAGAAAGTGGAAGTGGATCGGGCATACCCTAAGAAAGAAAGACACGCACATTACTAAGCAAGCCCTAGAATGGAACCCCCAAGGACATCGAAAAAGGGGAAGGCCAAAAAACACCTGGCGCAGGGGACTAACAACCGAGCTGAGTAAAATTGGGATGGCCTGGAAAGAAACAAAACGAATAGCCATGGACAGGAAGAAATGGAGAGAAACTGTAGTCGCCCTATGTCCCCCTTGGGACGAAGTGGATTAAGTCAAGtaagttttacaaaaatcttcacctctgaaactactggttTAAATTAATCctaacttggccacaatcatctttggggtaattagttttaaaaatgtgtggcgtgacccgacCAACCAGCCAAGAtagccaccatggctaaaaatagaccataggggtaaaatgcagtttttggcttataacttatAAGTACAGCTCTTTGTAAGAACCATGCAGGGTGCCATATACATGTGATTTATGAGGGTTTcagattttatctataaatgGCATAGAAGAAGCAATAACTGAAACctgctaaaaaataaatatgagtgGGAAAAAATgagtggttgccatggtaacggacACTCTATTTTTTGGTTGCGAGGCAtagtaaaatctttcaaaaatcaaccaaatcaCTACAATTGAGAGCCTGATTAGGAATAGAATCAagcatttttcaataattttcatatgtaacaGTGATACAACTTTGTTTAAGCATCATTTTAGTTAAGATTGCATGTAaatcaaatttgtaaatttttggaaaaattttgacaaaaaatgcatattttcaacttttctgaaTTTGGGATTTTTGCGAAATTATCAAATTCTCTatagtgttttaaaaaataccaaagcatttagagcaaatctgaccgactttaaaatttgtttatcaggtgaagatctatctgccctgaaattttcagatggatcggacAACCTGCTGTTaagttgctgcccctaaattggttatttttggcatcccctaaggagttattgtcctttatagtcaatttataacaattttcataaaatgtgtaaatttttactaacattttccactgaaactactgggccaagctCGTTATAGATAGAactaattgtaagcagcaagaatgttcagtaaagtaagatgttcaaacacatcaccatcaccaaaacataattttgtcatgaatccatctgcgtcctttgtttaatattcacatagaccaaggtgagcgacgcagactctttggagcctctagttatttgTTGGTTTCACCATACTTTTTCGGTTACTATCTTACTACCAACTGGAACATGGACTGGGCGTAGCTTCCTCATGTTTTAGTAGTTATGTCAGATTAAAGATGTTTGAAAGTTGAAGGACAACGACACAGTTTACTATTTGCTGGATGTTGTTGAGTGTATTGAGATTCCCTGTTACATCTGCTTTTCTCCTGATGCATTGTGTGTAGTGGAAACACCAGTTGTTTGTGTTGATGTAAGATCATACATTTTATGCTGTATTTCGGATGACGACCTCATCGTCAATGAAGATATTGGTAGGCTCGAGTTGCAGTTGGTGTCTGAACATGATATACATCTTGAGTAAAGTCAGGAACCTTGAGTATACTAATCGCTCTTGGCTTGAAGTAAACTGTATACCAATGGATACTTTGCGATGTCAACCATTGCatgacatgtgtaaagtttgaaaaacattttaccTCCACCATACTAGTATATCATGATATATGCTGATGCTagtgttagatttttttttactgcatgAAGATTACAATACACCAAACTGTTTTGTCGTTTGTTAGAAAGAAAGAGTCACCTTTGGTAGTACATTCCCAGATACCCTTTATGTTGATTTCATcaacgttttgtttttgttgcaaaaCTGGAAgactcattttgtatttgtttaaaaatggaATTCTTATATTATCTCATATCATTTGCAATGTTGGGATTACAATTTTTAAGGTTTACAATTTCAATTATGTCTTTATATTACTTCTGTTTATCTGGCTTAGTCTTTATTTTAAGGTAATTCTTCGAAgtagaaaaacatttttacaaataaacagtGTAATGATTTTTATcgctttttaaataatatactaAAACAGTGTAAGAAAtatgtttatctttaaaaatacagGTAGATCTTAGGTGAATTTTTAATCAACCTTCATTGTTATGATAACAAATTATCTATCAAAACATCTTTTGCTATATGCATGTGGGAACAGAAGGAacagtatttttgaaaagtggGTATAGGAGGAAGACACCCTTTTCACCTAGTCTTATGACACCTTTAAGATTCTTACCTAAGGCAACGTACATCGTATTAAATACCCGGAATATACGCATATAGTCATGATCATATGCATATGGTCCTTTTACTCATATGATCCGGAACAGAAaggaaagaaataaaaacaaaactgttcACAATGCATGTTAAATAAAATGCacatgcaatgaaatgttacgAACCCACTGGAAACattctaaaattataaaataaaaaattcaatcctggtatatttgatgagtttatctacaaaaataatttttttatcattcatttcaTTGAAAGTATTTACATGCTAACAGTTTGCTGATAGTCATGGCAACATTAACAATACACACCTGCTTTTTTCTGTGTAAAAGTCTTTGACGTGACAGAAGTCAATTTATTTCCTATTCTTTGTATGTGGTTTTGTTATTTGCGTgtagtatttttaaattttgaatgtgTACACATATAGTTCGCAAACGAAATGTAAAGGGAAATCTTATAATTTGGTAGATCACTTCGGTATaagtatttcataaaaaaaaatgattcttgGGATTCTTTGATACGCCGATTCTAACAGTGCACTTATATCTGttatattggaccataatacgTAAATGccctattttataatttaaagtcAAAAGTTTGTGACCACAATCATTTTGTGTCCCAAACCTATGCTGTCACTTTTACATCCTGATGTTACATGTTgttattactttaaaattattttgaatcaattaaatataaagGAAGCTTAACCAATTCAATAAATTGTATTGCCACTTTGATTTTAGGGCAGAGTTGTAAAATTGGTAATCATTACATGGctacttatttttatatcataagtTGTGAAAATTGTGATAAATATCAAATTGGTTTTACTCATTAGTAAAAAAATGATCCAATTTGTGTGATTTCTTAGGTTCACCTCAACAATTATTCTGAAGGAAGATAAGTTTGTATACGGCCAACCAAACATAACTAATATGATAAGTAGAGAATTTGAAGCCATCAGAAACAAACATTCTTTAAAACAATCATATATTGTTTTAGAATGATTTGtgggatattgaaaaaaaacaaggtGTTTATTTTTGCTATTCGTTCCttcattcattaaaaagaaCTTGCATCATCTCTTTAACTAAAATAATTGCTTTCGGAATCATcgatgtttatatttttctcgaTTGAGTGAAGTCTCCAAGTAAATATATCTCACTAATTAACCATAGATAAATATGACTAATAGACTAATAATGACCTAAATTGTTAATTGTGCCAAACAACATGTCACTTGCAGAAAAGGATTCCATAAAATAAATCCCACACATAGAGTGCATTTCCTTTTAACCAAAATGTGTTTTGTGTTGGCGTTTGTTATCGTTTGATAAACGCTACAAAAGAAGAAACAAATTCATCGTTTAATTAGTGTTTATCAAaaaagtcaacagtagtataccgctgttcaaaactcataaatccatggacaaaaaaaaatcgaggtaacaaaccaaaaccgagggaaacgcattaaatataagaggagaacaacgacacaacactaaaatttaacacacacagaaacggaccaagcatcagacaaaatcccacgaaaataacaaatatagcatcaaaaccaaatacatgcatttgggatagacaagtaccgtgacacgtcttatcgtaATGTGAATTtactctaaaaaaaataagagaaaacaaacgacacaacgttaaaatataacacacagagaaacaaacaataatataacaatggccatattcctgacttggtacaggacatttttaaaggaataaaatggtgggttgaacctggttttgtggcatacAAAACCTCGCACTgtaatgacaatgttaaatataacattgacatgacaacataatattacaggacccTGTCAGCCCTTTATTGCCCTGTTTTCCACTTTCAATAATGCATGTACATAGTGTTGGTAAACAGATGTATCCACATAAGGGAATTCGAACCATTCTAAAATATTACAAGAAAGGTAAAATATAAGGAATACCTGATGGGGATGTGCATAGGTCTACATGACCATAACCGAAACACTATTTTTAGTATTAAAACGCATACCAGATATGAATTTCTATACTCAAAATACACACATAAGTATTATACTACAAGCAAGCATGTATGAATTAGGAAAAATGTAttccagaagaaaaaaatatgtatcattCTTAtcaatatgacagttgttatccattcgtttgatgtgtttggacttttgatttttgattttccattttgaattttcctcggagttcagtatttttgtgtttttacttttcacaGAGTTATACCAGCTCTAAATTACTCTAAATATATGCACATAAAAATACATGAACTACAAAGGATGACAATAACATAGACTGGTTTGATCCTGGACCCGATtgattataatatatcaaaggttgaagttagaaacaaatgtagGGTTTGTACTAACAAACGACAAACCGCAGACGCAGAGTGcatagtttgtcaaagtttatgcaaactttgcaaacgtatgttagaaacaaatgatcaaaacatgtTCGCGCTTAGACGTTTCCATCGTTTGTGCTAGAAAGAAATGCACTCGTATACTCTAAATTGTACAAATAATGCTTATGAAATAacaagaggctctaaagagcctgtgtcgctcacctgtatttactgatgctttggaaatcatgtaaaataaggtttaaatcataatttttagtATAAGATATCATTAGATACTATAATAATATCTAAGATTATAgcaaaaaactacaaaatttccataaaattactaactcagggcagcaacccaacaactggttgtcgGATTTGTCTGAAAAATTCGGGCCAGATATATCGAAATATGATGAACATTTTTGGcaccagtcagatttgctctaaatgcttcagtttcagagatataaacaaaaaaactgcatttaacgcTATTTACTAATTTAAGCCATGTCTGCCATCTTGGATCGCGGACAGGGTCATTggacatatttttaaaactagatactcTTATGATGATTATGGACAAGTTAGGTTACATTTTgtcttagtagtttcagagaagacttttttaaaagattacaaaaatttaagaataaatggtaaaattgactataaagggcaataactcctgaagggatcaaatgaccattttggtcatttgactaatttgtagatcttactttgctgaacattattgctgtttacagtttatctctatctatattaatattcaagataataaccaaaaactatccttaaaattaccaattaaggggtAGCAACCCAGCAATCGATTGTaagattcatctaaaaatttcagggcagatagatcttgacttgataaaacaattttaactcatcagatttgctataaatgcttCGGTTTCAGAgttttaagccaaaatctatgggccaggtgagctaaaacaAATAGCCCAAtatgatattttgatttgtatgaGAATTAGGACGATATAAAATTAACATCACCTATATCATCATTGGAAAATTGACTTTCATCGATTACTACAATTTTCTATGGAAAATAATGGGTTTCAGAAGTTcagtctttttaaaaaaaaagtgaaatggGTAAAATGCTGTCTGAAGTTGTATTTATTGTCCATATGAGGGTTTGTTTATATTCGATGTATTCACTAGTTTATATGCCCTTATCCATCTGTTCATGTAGTCACATCGGCATGGGAATCTTTACATGTCTTGATTTAGACAGTCAATCTCGTTGACACGCTTTTTAAATTCGAGcttaaataaaaagttatcCATTCATGTATGAGTATGTCTAGAAACAATgagtttaatatattttaaagccGATTCCAACGAGTGTGTAGCTAAAGGTAAAATTTGTGGTATGCTTCCTTGCTAGCTCAATCATAAAATCATTATAAGGAGTTCATTTCTTTCTAACCAAAAGTCTGTAAACGTTGTGTGGCGTTTGTTGATGTTTTCTAAACGcaacaaaagttgaaacaaatacatcgttTAATCAGTGGTTACTGAAGCTGTTTTTACTTTCCATAATGCATGCACATGTTATTGGTAAACAGACTTTTTACAAACGTGGAAACTAATACATCGTTTAATCATGGTATATTTAGA includes these proteins:
- the LOC134686561 gene encoding uncharacterized protein LOC134686561, whose protein sequence is MIRKKRYEGYQSEVKFTIKSTGTNQQDSLKIDDSTVEDVQQFTYLGSIVSTTGGTDEDISARKKKAQQVFSMLKPVWRSNALRTSTKLRIFTTNVKSVLLYGSETWRETAESIKSIQTFVNKCLRNILNIRWPNKISNNVLWRRTKQQPTTQTIRARKWKWIGHTLRKKDTHITKQALEWNPQGHRKRGRPKNTWRRGLTTELSKIGMAWKETKRIAMDRKKWRETVVALCPPWDEVD